Proteins from a genomic interval of Pectinophora gossypiella chromosome 4, ilPecGoss1.1, whole genome shotgun sequence:
- the LOC126366207 gene encoding coiled-coil domain-containing protein 18-like isoform X1: protein MPRSVVRPDRSPVPNNRRSTIPTKRAINQMVNEGREIITVPLAQRQLQRIQKLPDQETIKKREELEIEADYSNIPVDEDTQSVMQIKMSWQDKMCQFEKMKIELDQRQKGIMELYATLRNTHKMMVTLGQQAELPSAEDLRVMNVAKLSPDQLLQLCSGTRPLEEIQSTKGPVTIDMNKLYDMPTKLVATCEQTLIKRKEIIDWFETLKTEDKGISMSKLTKKINEFNAENEMLNCSLQTCKTEFLRELNEIVDYLRRGVNETMALQLRTEELMYELSDLNSQNVDLKKQLHASEHLKSQTNRHRLEELEKELKDEKCKKMVFKERLTRAEGQVKIGNERAAQLEAALELSRSQNWTLERTVQQLHEQNQKLQIDFDKELNKLTESIRDNTVHLEQIAEAREKLQTEKEDLEKRLQDLTKCYDDSLGNMKKELNANISKLTETEKKFDEEKEERKKLESKLECLCSQLLESELRYKDALKQLQEQDAQLTKALSIKTEWEATKRDLEMAHMEVDNYRTRLLKQNEAVKEIEHNFKETLNTERNLKAELKTKDEYISELEKKQSLLEEQLQESETKMESYENQLASLKTHISQLQEDFGEFENLNQLHDMVMLNQQRTKLAEATRQNSELADALAKKEVEIESQLEHLAEQEGLLEQREGVIKMYTEKEEEQSNIIKLLRTNLEIRTQADADLSQQLIEKNSEIESLITNLETRKQQISQLEKIILTLEEQLRKVHLQRRKDQEKMSLLEKAITDYESYHIDAKRSIEEPVDNLDNLIKILEDELGTSFDHKPEYNKPLQKKKYDDRRKHEKMEGMNQDIRNVSLYPTEQDNMPSKIIVGNYGKTYNIPPSDDRDIDRKKGAANIETQKWQSSPEHPITLTPTPHKDITPYRGIIPVVHQTAEQYLSRNLQFLMTNQRDDKKSKMFKFAGHRL from the exons ATGCCGCGGTCAGTTGTTCGTCCTGACAGGTCACCAGTGCCAAACAACAGA AGATCGACAATACCTACTAAGAGAGCAATAAACCAAATGGTTAACGAAGGTAGAGAAATTATAACAGTTCCCCTTGCTCAG AGGCAACTACAAAGGATACAGAAGCTCCCAGACCAG gaaacaataaaaaaacgcgAAGAGCTGGAAATTGAGGCTGACTATTCAAATATACCGGTTGATGAAG ATACACAGAGCGTAATGCAAATAAAAATGAGTTGGCAAGACAAGATGTGTCAGTTTGAGAAGATGAAAATTGAGCTCGACCAACGGCAG AAAGGAATCATGGAGCTATACGCCACGTTGAGGAATACCCACAAAATGATGGTGACGCTGGGGCAACAAGCCGAGTTACCATCAGCCGAGGACTTGAGGGTGATGAACGTCGCCAAGCTGTCTCCAGACCAGCTGCTACAGCTGTGTTCTGGGACTAGGCCTCTAGAAG AGATTCAGTCAACCAAAGGCCCTGTGACAATCGACATGAACAAGTTGTACGACATGCCTACCAAATTGGTCGCCACCTGCGAGCAAACGTTAATAAAGAGGAAGGAAATCATAGACTGGTTCGAAACGCTCAAAACTGAAGATAAA GGCATCAGCATGAGTAAACTAACAAAGAAAATCAACGAATTCAACGCGGAAAACGAAATGTTAAACTGTTCTCTTCAAACTTGCAAAACAGAGTTTTTGAGGGAGCTCAACGAAATTGTTGATTATTTAAG ACGGGGAGTGAACGAGACTATGGCCCTGCAACTGCGCACAGAAGAGCTCATGTATGAGTTGTCTGATCTCAACTCGCAAAACGTCGATCTGAAGAAACAACTCCACGCGTCAGAACATCTCAAGTCGCAAACTAATAGGCATAGACTTGAG gagTTGGAGAAAGAGTTGAAGGATGAGAAGTGCAAGAAGATGGTGTTTAAAGAGCGGCTAACGAGGGCGGAGGGACAGGTGAAGATCGGCAACGAGCGAGCGGCGCAACTGGAGGCGGCGCTTGAGTTGTCTCGGTCGCAAAATTGGACCCTGGAGCGGACTGTTCAACAGCTACATGAACAA aatCAAAAGCTTCaaattgatttcgacaaagAGCTGAACAAATTGACGGAATCTATCAGGGACAATACTGTACATTTAGAACAAATTGCCGAAGCTCGTGAGAAATTACAAACGGA gaAAGAAGACTTAGAAAAACGTCTACAAGATCTAACAAAATGTTACGATGACTCTCTTGGCAATATGAAGAAAGAACTTAACGCGAACATATCGAAACTAACTGAAACGGAGAAGAAATTTGACGAAGAGAAAGAAGAACGAAAGAAACTAGAGTCGAAATTAGAGTGTCTCTGTTCTCAGCTTCTGGAGTCTGAACTACGTTACAAAGACGCGCTGAAGCAGCTGCAAGAACAAGATGCACAATTGA CTAAAGCACTGAGTATCAAAACAGAATGGGAAGCAACAAAAAGAGACTTAGAAATGGCACACATGGAAGTAGATAATTACAGGACTCGCTTGTTGAAACAGAATGAAGCTGTTAAGGAAATCGAA CATAATTTCAAAGAAACATTGAATACCGAAAGGAATTTGAAAGCTGAATTAAAGACTAAAGATGAATATATAAGTGAGCTTGAAAAGAAACAATCACTGTTAGAGGAGCAATTACAGGAAag TGAAACAAAAATGGAGTCCTATGAAAATCAATTGGCTTCTCTTAAAACTCACATATCGCAATTGCAAGAGGACTTTGGagaatttgaaaatttgaaccAGCTGCACGATATGGTTATG tTGAATCAACAGCGTACAAAACTAGCAGAAGCTACTCGACAAAATAGTGAGCTGGCCGATGCATTGGCGAAGAAAGAGGTTGAGATAGAGAGTCAACTAGAACATTTGGCAGAACAAGAAGGCCTGCTGGAACAGAGAGAGGGGGTTATCAAGATGTAcacagaaaaagaagaagaacagtCTAATATTATTAAGTTACTCCGAACAAATTTGGAGATAAGGACGCAAGCCGACGCAGAT ctCTCTCAACAACTGATAGAAAAGAACTCCGAAATTGAATCACTTATTACAAATTTAGAGACAAGGAAACAACAAATATCGCAATTGgaaaaaataatccttactttAGAAGAGCAATTACGTAAAGTACACTTACAAAGAAGGAAAGATCAGGAGAAAATGTCCTTGTTAGAGAAAGCAATTACAGACTATGAATCCTATCACATTGATGCCAAACGTAGCATTGAAGAACCAGTCGACAACTTGgataacttaataaaaattcTTGAAGATGAATTGGGCACTTCCTTTGACCACAAACCTGAATACAACAAACCActacaaaagaaaaagtatGACGATCGCAGAAAACATGAAAAGATGGAGGGTATGAATCAGGATATTCGTAATGTTTCACTATATCCAACAGAACAAGATAATATGCCATCGAAAATAATAGTCGGAAATTACGGAAAGACATATAACATACCGCCTAGTGATGACCGGGATATAGATCGTAAGAAAGGTGCAGCGAACATTGAGACGCAAAAGTGGCAGTCAAGCCCGGAACACCCCATCACGTTAACTCCGACACCACACAAAGATATAACTCCTTATAGAGGAATAATTCCTGTGGTACACCAAACAGCAGAACAATACTTATCAAGAAATTTACAGTTTTTGATGACAAATCAACGAGatgataaaaaaagtaaaatgtttaagtTTGCCGGCCATAGGCTTTAG
- the LOC126366207 gene encoding coiled-coil domain-containing protein 18-like isoform X2 produces the protein MPRSVVRPDRSPVPNNRRSTIPTKRAINQMVNEGREIITVPLAQRQLQRIQKLPDQETIKKREELEIEADYSNIPVDEDTQSVMQIKMSWQDKMCQFEKMKIELDQRQKGIMELYATLRNTHKMMVTLGQQAELPSAEDLRVMNVAKLSPDQLLQLCSGTRPLEEIQSTKGPVTIDMNKLYDMPTKLVATCEQTLIKRKEIIDWFETLKTEDKGISMSKLTKKINEFNAENEMLNCSLQTCKTEFLRELNEIVDYLRRGVNETMALQLRTEELMYELSDLNSQNVDLKKQLHASEHLKSQTNRHRLEELEKELKDEKCKKMVFKERLTRAEGQVKIGNERAAQLEAALELSRSQNWTLERTVQQLHEQNQKLQIDFDKELNKLTESIRDNTVHLEQIAEAREKLQTEKEDLEKRLQDLTKCYDDSLGNMKKELNANISKLTETEKKFDEEKEERKKLESKLECLCSQLLESELRYKDALKQLQEQDAQLTKALSIKTEWEATKRDLEMAHMEVDNYRTRLLKQNEAVKEIEHNFKETLNTERNLKAELKTKDEYISELEKKQSLLEEQLQESETKMESYENQLASLKTHISQLQEDFGEFENLNQLHDMLNQQRTKLAEATRQNSELADALAKKEVEIESQLEHLAEQEGLLEQREGVIKMYTEKEEEQSNIIKLLRTNLEIRTQADADLSQQLIEKNSEIESLITNLETRKQQISQLEKIILTLEEQLRKVHLQRRKDQEKMSLLEKAITDYESYHIDAKRSIEEPVDNLDNLIKILEDELGTSFDHKPEYNKPLQKKKYDDRRKHEKMEGMNQDIRNVSLYPTEQDNMPSKIIVGNYGKTYNIPPSDDRDIDRKKGAANIETQKWQSSPEHPITLTPTPHKDITPYRGIIPVVHQTAEQYLSRNLQFLMTNQRDDKKSKMFKFAGHRL, from the exons ATGCCGCGGTCAGTTGTTCGTCCTGACAGGTCACCAGTGCCAAACAACAGA AGATCGACAATACCTACTAAGAGAGCAATAAACCAAATGGTTAACGAAGGTAGAGAAATTATAACAGTTCCCCTTGCTCAG AGGCAACTACAAAGGATACAGAAGCTCCCAGACCAG gaaacaataaaaaaacgcgAAGAGCTGGAAATTGAGGCTGACTATTCAAATATACCGGTTGATGAAG ATACACAGAGCGTAATGCAAATAAAAATGAGTTGGCAAGACAAGATGTGTCAGTTTGAGAAGATGAAAATTGAGCTCGACCAACGGCAG AAAGGAATCATGGAGCTATACGCCACGTTGAGGAATACCCACAAAATGATGGTGACGCTGGGGCAACAAGCCGAGTTACCATCAGCCGAGGACTTGAGGGTGATGAACGTCGCCAAGCTGTCTCCAGACCAGCTGCTACAGCTGTGTTCTGGGACTAGGCCTCTAGAAG AGATTCAGTCAACCAAAGGCCCTGTGACAATCGACATGAACAAGTTGTACGACATGCCTACCAAATTGGTCGCCACCTGCGAGCAAACGTTAATAAAGAGGAAGGAAATCATAGACTGGTTCGAAACGCTCAAAACTGAAGATAAA GGCATCAGCATGAGTAAACTAACAAAGAAAATCAACGAATTCAACGCGGAAAACGAAATGTTAAACTGTTCTCTTCAAACTTGCAAAACAGAGTTTTTGAGGGAGCTCAACGAAATTGTTGATTATTTAAG ACGGGGAGTGAACGAGACTATGGCCCTGCAACTGCGCACAGAAGAGCTCATGTATGAGTTGTCTGATCTCAACTCGCAAAACGTCGATCTGAAGAAACAACTCCACGCGTCAGAACATCTCAAGTCGCAAACTAATAGGCATAGACTTGAG gagTTGGAGAAAGAGTTGAAGGATGAGAAGTGCAAGAAGATGGTGTTTAAAGAGCGGCTAACGAGGGCGGAGGGACAGGTGAAGATCGGCAACGAGCGAGCGGCGCAACTGGAGGCGGCGCTTGAGTTGTCTCGGTCGCAAAATTGGACCCTGGAGCGGACTGTTCAACAGCTACATGAACAA aatCAAAAGCTTCaaattgatttcgacaaagAGCTGAACAAATTGACGGAATCTATCAGGGACAATACTGTACATTTAGAACAAATTGCCGAAGCTCGTGAGAAATTACAAACGGA gaAAGAAGACTTAGAAAAACGTCTACAAGATCTAACAAAATGTTACGATGACTCTCTTGGCAATATGAAGAAAGAACTTAACGCGAACATATCGAAACTAACTGAAACGGAGAAGAAATTTGACGAAGAGAAAGAAGAACGAAAGAAACTAGAGTCGAAATTAGAGTGTCTCTGTTCTCAGCTTCTGGAGTCTGAACTACGTTACAAAGACGCGCTGAAGCAGCTGCAAGAACAAGATGCACAATTGA CTAAAGCACTGAGTATCAAAACAGAATGGGAAGCAACAAAAAGAGACTTAGAAATGGCACACATGGAAGTAGATAATTACAGGACTCGCTTGTTGAAACAGAATGAAGCTGTTAAGGAAATCGAA CATAATTTCAAAGAAACATTGAATACCGAAAGGAATTTGAAAGCTGAATTAAAGACTAAAGATGAATATATAAGTGAGCTTGAAAAGAAACAATCACTGTTAGAGGAGCAATTACAGGAAag TGAAACAAAAATGGAGTCCTATGAAAATCAATTGGCTTCTCTTAAAACTCACATATCGCAATTGCAAGAGGACTTTGGagaatttgaaaatttgaaccAGCTGCACGATATG tTGAATCAACAGCGTACAAAACTAGCAGAAGCTACTCGACAAAATAGTGAGCTGGCCGATGCATTGGCGAAGAAAGAGGTTGAGATAGAGAGTCAACTAGAACATTTGGCAGAACAAGAAGGCCTGCTGGAACAGAGAGAGGGGGTTATCAAGATGTAcacagaaaaagaagaagaacagtCTAATATTATTAAGTTACTCCGAACAAATTTGGAGATAAGGACGCAAGCCGACGCAGAT ctCTCTCAACAACTGATAGAAAAGAACTCCGAAATTGAATCACTTATTACAAATTTAGAGACAAGGAAACAACAAATATCGCAATTGgaaaaaataatccttactttAGAAGAGCAATTACGTAAAGTACACTTACAAAGAAGGAAAGATCAGGAGAAAATGTCCTTGTTAGAGAAAGCAATTACAGACTATGAATCCTATCACATTGATGCCAAACGTAGCATTGAAGAACCAGTCGACAACTTGgataacttaataaaaattcTTGAAGATGAATTGGGCACTTCCTTTGACCACAAACCTGAATACAACAAACCActacaaaagaaaaagtatGACGATCGCAGAAAACATGAAAAGATGGAGGGTATGAATCAGGATATTCGTAATGTTTCACTATATCCAACAGAACAAGATAATATGCCATCGAAAATAATAGTCGGAAATTACGGAAAGACATATAACATACCGCCTAGTGATGACCGGGATATAGATCGTAAGAAAGGTGCAGCGAACATTGAGACGCAAAAGTGGCAGTCAAGCCCGGAACACCCCATCACGTTAACTCCGACACCACACAAAGATATAACTCCTTATAGAGGAATAATTCCTGTGGTACACCAAACAGCAGAACAATACTTATCAAGAAATTTACAGTTTTTGATGACAAATCAACGAGatgataaaaaaagtaaaatgtttaagtTTGCCGGCCATAGGCTTTAG
- the LOC126366207 gene encoding coiled-coil domain-containing protein 18-like isoform X3, whose product MKKGIMELYATLRNTHKMMVTLGQQAELPSAEDLRVMNVAKLSPDQLLQLCSGTRPLEEIQSTKGPVTIDMNKLYDMPTKLVATCEQTLIKRKEIIDWFETLKTEDKGISMSKLTKKINEFNAENEMLNCSLQTCKTEFLRELNEIVDYLRRGVNETMALQLRTEELMYELSDLNSQNVDLKKQLHASEHLKSQTNRHRLEELEKELKDEKCKKMVFKERLTRAEGQVKIGNERAAQLEAALELSRSQNWTLERTVQQLHEQNQKLQIDFDKELNKLTESIRDNTVHLEQIAEAREKLQTEKEDLEKRLQDLTKCYDDSLGNMKKELNANISKLTETEKKFDEEKEERKKLESKLECLCSQLLESELRYKDALKQLQEQDAQLTKALSIKTEWEATKRDLEMAHMEVDNYRTRLLKQNEAVKEIEHNFKETLNTERNLKAELKTKDEYISELEKKQSLLEEQLQESETKMESYENQLASLKTHISQLQEDFGEFENLNQLHDMVMLNQQRTKLAEATRQNSELADALAKKEVEIESQLEHLAEQEGLLEQREGVIKMYTEKEEEQSNIIKLLRTNLEIRTQADADLSQQLIEKNSEIESLITNLETRKQQISQLEKIILTLEEQLRKVHLQRRKDQEKMSLLEKAITDYESYHIDAKRSIEEPVDNLDNLIKILEDELGTSFDHKPEYNKPLQKKKYDDRRKHEKMEGMNQDIRNVSLYPTEQDNMPSKIIVGNYGKTYNIPPSDDRDIDRKKGAANIETQKWQSSPEHPITLTPTPHKDITPYRGIIPVVHQTAEQYLSRNLQFLMTNQRDDKKSKMFKFAGHRL is encoded by the exons ATGAAG AAAGGAATCATGGAGCTATACGCCACGTTGAGGAATACCCACAAAATGATGGTGACGCTGGGGCAACAAGCCGAGTTACCATCAGCCGAGGACTTGAGGGTGATGAACGTCGCCAAGCTGTCTCCAGACCAGCTGCTACAGCTGTGTTCTGGGACTAGGCCTCTAGAAG AGATTCAGTCAACCAAAGGCCCTGTGACAATCGACATGAACAAGTTGTACGACATGCCTACCAAATTGGTCGCCACCTGCGAGCAAACGTTAATAAAGAGGAAGGAAATCATAGACTGGTTCGAAACGCTCAAAACTGAAGATAAA GGCATCAGCATGAGTAAACTAACAAAGAAAATCAACGAATTCAACGCGGAAAACGAAATGTTAAACTGTTCTCTTCAAACTTGCAAAACAGAGTTTTTGAGGGAGCTCAACGAAATTGTTGATTATTTAAG ACGGGGAGTGAACGAGACTATGGCCCTGCAACTGCGCACAGAAGAGCTCATGTATGAGTTGTCTGATCTCAACTCGCAAAACGTCGATCTGAAGAAACAACTCCACGCGTCAGAACATCTCAAGTCGCAAACTAATAGGCATAGACTTGAG gagTTGGAGAAAGAGTTGAAGGATGAGAAGTGCAAGAAGATGGTGTTTAAAGAGCGGCTAACGAGGGCGGAGGGACAGGTGAAGATCGGCAACGAGCGAGCGGCGCAACTGGAGGCGGCGCTTGAGTTGTCTCGGTCGCAAAATTGGACCCTGGAGCGGACTGTTCAACAGCTACATGAACAA aatCAAAAGCTTCaaattgatttcgacaaagAGCTGAACAAATTGACGGAATCTATCAGGGACAATACTGTACATTTAGAACAAATTGCCGAAGCTCGTGAGAAATTACAAACGGA gaAAGAAGACTTAGAAAAACGTCTACAAGATCTAACAAAATGTTACGATGACTCTCTTGGCAATATGAAGAAAGAACTTAACGCGAACATATCGAAACTAACTGAAACGGAGAAGAAATTTGACGAAGAGAAAGAAGAACGAAAGAAACTAGAGTCGAAATTAGAGTGTCTCTGTTCTCAGCTTCTGGAGTCTGAACTACGTTACAAAGACGCGCTGAAGCAGCTGCAAGAACAAGATGCACAATTGA CTAAAGCACTGAGTATCAAAACAGAATGGGAAGCAACAAAAAGAGACTTAGAAATGGCACACATGGAAGTAGATAATTACAGGACTCGCTTGTTGAAACAGAATGAAGCTGTTAAGGAAATCGAA CATAATTTCAAAGAAACATTGAATACCGAAAGGAATTTGAAAGCTGAATTAAAGACTAAAGATGAATATATAAGTGAGCTTGAAAAGAAACAATCACTGTTAGAGGAGCAATTACAGGAAag TGAAACAAAAATGGAGTCCTATGAAAATCAATTGGCTTCTCTTAAAACTCACATATCGCAATTGCAAGAGGACTTTGGagaatttgaaaatttgaaccAGCTGCACGATATGGTTATG tTGAATCAACAGCGTACAAAACTAGCAGAAGCTACTCGACAAAATAGTGAGCTGGCCGATGCATTGGCGAAGAAAGAGGTTGAGATAGAGAGTCAACTAGAACATTTGGCAGAACAAGAAGGCCTGCTGGAACAGAGAGAGGGGGTTATCAAGATGTAcacagaaaaagaagaagaacagtCTAATATTATTAAGTTACTCCGAACAAATTTGGAGATAAGGACGCAAGCCGACGCAGAT ctCTCTCAACAACTGATAGAAAAGAACTCCGAAATTGAATCACTTATTACAAATTTAGAGACAAGGAAACAACAAATATCGCAATTGgaaaaaataatccttactttAGAAGAGCAATTACGTAAAGTACACTTACAAAGAAGGAAAGATCAGGAGAAAATGTCCTTGTTAGAGAAAGCAATTACAGACTATGAATCCTATCACATTGATGCCAAACGTAGCATTGAAGAACCAGTCGACAACTTGgataacttaataaaaattcTTGAAGATGAATTGGGCACTTCCTTTGACCACAAACCTGAATACAACAAACCActacaaaagaaaaagtatGACGATCGCAGAAAACATGAAAAGATGGAGGGTATGAATCAGGATATTCGTAATGTTTCACTATATCCAACAGAACAAGATAATATGCCATCGAAAATAATAGTCGGAAATTACGGAAAGACATATAACATACCGCCTAGTGATGACCGGGATATAGATCGTAAGAAAGGTGCAGCGAACATTGAGACGCAAAAGTGGCAGTCAAGCCCGGAACACCCCATCACGTTAACTCCGACACCACACAAAGATATAACTCCTTATAGAGGAATAATTCCTGTGGTACACCAAACAGCAGAACAATACTTATCAAGAAATTTACAGTTTTTGATGACAAATCAACGAGatgataaaaaaagtaaaatgtttaagtTTGCCGGCCATAGGCTTTAG
- the LOC126366409 gene encoding centrosome-associated protein CEP250, whose protein sequence is MYDKDVVGVRKRERVLRTATVGNKRTHSASPLSQPPRGVKKSVDNVTIPSVSASSPETHEPQGFPQALAEDKDLTMPHCMVIKMQRALATKKREFIKMRKNLISQQKVVLEAFASLRDMEARAGVAADESVGDVHIVSVSAWPAHDLLLLVRDDLEFPMHSEISGAFAPQVLQQLHSQLSPVPEEVVSLGAEMMARRIDLLNILRGKHRADRTYVNNINNMEWKTKNSEMDHETERLHRLVAGTAENLKAKINYSLELAKIPWLDREALTKRIERLQKENMILQHKIDEMGKSHNVEYCMASKDGMAMPGTPSDTGAASHQNVLEELSKERAAREALKELVSAAESMLRVARARIATLERQLKDTKAELDAARRKHKDLEQLYRHRETSYDARSKKLIEVSKTGEMTIEALSRQRDALELRVKELREQAEMAEKLADSREAEQRSRAESLQAKVADQEKRKEAAEIRVMELEARVKELEEVIHNLRERSGRLVDMERRRCLEYVPSKENEPSDRETEIWKELQVTRLALSRAEEELRQSRADKDSLLDSLSRIAQDGGENMQDKMATELLNKEQRIAKLQQVIEELRENEKLMEQSMTQYENQLASLRLEVKRLRNYDCYTKEMPFQELQTELLELHMQVEALTRERSALVTAAATRALMLERHERAADLFSRVTRARRELAAMLEGHTDPPPISEISHAEVSRSLSSVCTSSAETWTALRAERARVLRLESAVLAQSLQLEREGRVRTQLERRRAILEREILRSHAVPTSEPTRNAMIKNPSLIQDIFCFR, encoded by the exons ATGTACG ATAAAGATGTGGTCGGCGTCAGGAAGCGGGAGCGCGTGCTGCGCACAGCCACAGTCGGCAACAAGAGGACACACTCCGCCAGCCCACTGAGCCAGCCACCACGG GGTGTGAAGAAATCAGTGGACAATGTGACCATACCTTCTGTCAGCGCTTCGTCTCCGGAGACTCACGAGCCTCAGGGTTTCCCGCAAGCACTTGCTGAAG ACAAAGACCTGACCATGCCACACTGCATGGTGATCAAGATGCAGCGGGCCCTCGCCACCAAGAAGCGGGAGTTCATTAAAATGAGGAAGAATTTGATTTCTCAGCAG AAAGTGGTGTTGGAAGCGTTCGCGTCGCTGCGCGATATGGAGGCGCGGGCGGGCGTGGCTGCCGACGAGAGCGTGGGCGACGTGCACATCGTGTCGGTGAGCGCGTGGCCCGCGCACGACCTGCTACTGCTGGTCAGGGACGACCTCGAGTTCCCCATGCACAGCGAGATCAGCGGCGCTTTCG CGCCTCAAGTGCTGCAGCAGCTGCACTCGCAGCTGTCGCCGGTGCCCGAGGAGGTGGTCAGCCTGGGCGCGGAGATGATGGCCCGCCGCATCGACCTGCTCAACATCCTGCGCGGCAAGCACCGCGCCGATCGCACCTATGTCAACAACATCAAC AATATGGAATGGAAAACAAAGAATTCAGAGATGGACCACGAGACAGAACGCTTGCACAGATTGGTGGCCGGGACTGCTGAAAATTTGAAAGCCAAAATTAACTACTCCTTAGAACTtgctaa GATACCATGGTTGGACCGTGAGGCGCTTACAAAAAGAATTGAAAGACTACAGAAGGAAAATATGATTTTGCAACACAAAATCGATGAAATGGGAAAGAGCCATAACGTCGAATATTGCATGGCGAGTAAGGATGGAATGGCCATGCCAGGAACGCCTTCTGACACCGGTGCTGCCAGCCACCAG AATGTTTTGGAGGAGTTGTCCAAAGAGCGCGCTGCGCGGGAGGCGTTGAAGGAGCTAGTGTCGGCAGCGGAGAGCATGCTGCGGGTGGCGCGCGCGCGCATTGCCACGCTGGAGCGCCAGCTCAAGGACACCAAGGCCGAACTCGACGCCGCGCGTCGCAAGCATAAAGACCTCGAGCAACTC TATCGACATCGGGAAACGAGTTACGATGCTCGCTCGAAGAAATTGATTGAAGTCTCCAAAACGGGAGAAATGACGATAGAGGCATTGTCACGCCAGCGAGACGCTCTCGAACTAAG GGTAAAGGAGCTCCGTGAGCAGGCGGAGATGGCGGAGAAGCTGGCGGACTCGCGCGAGGCTGAACAGCGATCGCGCGCCGAGTCGCTCCAGGCGAAGGTAGCCGACCAG GAGAAAAGGAAAGAGGCAGCTGAGATAAGAGTGATGGAACTGGAAGCCAGAGTGAAAGAGTTGGAAGAAGTGATACACAACTTGCGTGAGCGATCGGGAAGACTAGTTGACATGGAGCGAAGACGATGCCTCGAATATGTGCCTTCGAAAG AAAATGAACCATCTGACAGGGAGACGGAAATTTGGAAAGAGCTTCAAGTGACACGATTAGCTCTCTCACGTGCCGAAGAAGAGTTGCGCCAGAGTCGCGCTGACAAAGATAGCCTTTTGGATTCTCTCTCCAGGATTGCG CAAGACGGAGGTGAAAATATGCAAGACAAAATGGCTACTGAGTTGTTGAATAAAGAGCAAAGAATAGCAAAATTGCAACAAGTTATTGAAGAACTACGCGAAAATGAAAAATTGAT GGAGCAAAGTATGACTCAATACGAAAACCAACTGGCATCTTTACGACTTGAAGTTAAAAGGCTGAGGAACTATGATTGCTATACTAAAGAAATGCCTTTTCAAGAGCTCCAGACGGAG TTGCTGGAGTTGCACATGCAAGTGGAGGCGTTGACGCGCGAGCGGTCGGCGCTGGTGACAGCGGCGGCGACGCGTGCGCTCATGCTGGAACGCCACGAGCGCGCCGCTGACTTGTTCTCGCGCGTCACGCGAGCCCGCCGTGAGCTCGCCGCTATGCTTGAAGGCCATACCGATCCGCCACCCATCAGTGAAATTTCTCATGCAGAG GTGTCGCGGTCGCTGTCGTCGGTGTGCACGAGCTCGGCGGAGACGTGGACTGCGTTGCGCGCGGAGCGGGCGCGCGTGTTGCGCCTCGAGAGCGCGGTGCTGGCGCAGAGCCTGCAGCTAGAGCGCGAAGGCCGCGTGCGCACGCAGCTCGAGCGCCGGCGCGCCATCCTCGAGCGAGAAATCCTGCGCTCGCATGCCGTCCCCACCTCCGAACCCACCCGCAATGCCATGATCAAGAACCCCAGCTTG ATTCAAGACATATTTTGCTTTAGATAA